One Acidimicrobiales bacterium DNA window includes the following coding sequences:
- the murB gene encoding UDP-N-acetylmuramate dehydrogenase has product RGFPGLAVVVGEGLGAVDVDAGACRVRAGAGAFLPVVARRTAAAGLTGLEWAVGVPGSVGGAVRMNAGGHGSDVAASLLTARVVDLVGARPVERTAADLALGYRRSALGPAEVVVEATFALAPGDREGCEARLGEIVRWRREHQPGGQNAGSVFTNPPGDSAGRLVDAAGLKGFRVGSATVSPKHANFIQADEGGRADDVMALIREVQRRVEETTGVHLEPELRLVGFEEER; this is encoded by the coding sequence CCGGGGGTTCCCGGGCCTGGCCGTGGTGGTGGGGGAGGGGCTCGGTGCGGTCGACGTCGACGCCGGGGCGTGCCGGGTGCGGGCCGGGGCGGGGGCCTTCCTGCCCGTGGTCGCCCGCCGCACGGCCGCCGCCGGCCTGACCGGCCTGGAGTGGGCGGTGGGTGTGCCCGGGTCGGTGGGCGGTGCCGTGCGCATGAACGCCGGCGGCCACGGCTCCGACGTCGCCGCCTCCCTCCTGACGGCCCGGGTGGTCGACCTGGTGGGGGCGCGCCCGGTGGAGCGGACGGCGGCCGATCTCGCCCTCGGCTACCGGCGGTCCGCCCTCGGCCCGGCGGAGGTGGTGGTGGAGGCCACCTTCGCCCTGGCGCCGGGCGACCGCGAGGGCTGCGAGGCGCGTCTCGGGGAGATCGTGCGCTGGCGGCGGGAGCACCAGCCCGGCGGGCAGAACGCCGGATCGGTGTTCACCAACCCCCCGGGCGACTCGGCCGGCCGCCTGGTGGACGCCGCCGGCCTCAAGGGCTTCCGGGTGGGGTCCGCCACCGTGTCGCCCAAGCATGCCAACTTCATCCAGGCCGACGAGGGCGGGAGGGCCGACGACGTGATGGCACTCATACGGGAGGTGCAGCGGC